A genomic segment from Spinacia oleracea cultivar Varoflay chromosome 3, BTI_SOV_V1, whole genome shotgun sequence encodes:
- the LOC110802232 gene encoding UDP-URONIC ACID TRANSPORTER 1 yields the protein MSTKKELIFIGTLIIIWYSSNIGVLLLNKLLLSNYGFGFPIFLTMCHMSACALLSYISIVVLKVVPLQRVKSRSQFLKIATLSIVFCGSVVGGNVSLRYLPVSFNQAVGATTPFFTALFAYLITFKREAWVTYACLVPVVGGVIIASGGEPSFHLFGFIMCISATAARAFKSVLQGILLSNEGEKLNSMNLMLYMAPIAVVALIPAVLIMEPTVLEVFVSLGNQHKFMLITLILNSLMAYGANLSNFLVTKYTSALTLQVLGNAKGAVAVVISILIFQNPVTVIGIGGYTMTVLGVVAYGETKRRLK from the exons atgtcAACAAAGAAAGAATTGATTTTCATAGGAACATTAATAATAATATGGTATTCATCAAATATTGGAGTATTGTTGTTAAATAAATTACTCCTCTCAAATTATGGATTTGGGTTCCCAATTTTCCTAACAATGTGCCACATGTCAGCTTGTGCTTTGCTGAGTTACATCTCCATTGTTGTACTCAAAGTTGTTCCATTGCAAAGAGTGAAATCGAGATCACAATTCCTTAAAATTGCAACGTTGAGCATTGTGTTTTGTGGGTCCGTTGTGGGTGGTAATGTTTCTTTGAGATATCTTCCTGTTTCTTTCAATCAAGCTGTGGGTGCTACGACGCCGTTTTTCACTGCTTTGTTTGCTTATTTGATCACTTTCAAGAGGGAAGCTTGGGTTACTTATGCTTGCCTTGTGCCTGTTGTTGGTGGTGTTATCATTGCTAGTGGg GGGGAGCCAAGTTTTCATTTGTTTGGATTTATTATGTGCATAAGTGCAACTGCAGCAAGGGCGTTCAAATCTGTTCTCCAGGGTATCCTACTTTCTAATGAAGG ggaAAAGTTAAACTCGATGAACTTGATGCTGTATATGGCCCCGATTGCAGTTGTCGCCTTAATCCCTGCTGTGCTTATAATGGAGCCCACTGTACTAGAAGTCTTTGTTTCTTTAGGAAATCAGCATAAGTTCATGTTGATTACTCTAATACTGAACTCACTCATGGCTTATGGAGCCAATTTGTCCAACTTCTTGGTGACCAAATATACAAGTGCCCTAACTCTCCAG GTTTTAGGCAATGCAAAGGGCGCTGTTGCTGTCGTTATATCAATACTTATTTTCCAAAACCCAGTTACGGTGATTGGTATTGGTGGTTATACAATGACTGTTCTTGGAGTAGTTGCTTATGGAGAGACGAAGCGAAGACTCAAGTAG